One segment of Bacillales bacterium DNA contains the following:
- a CDS encoding galactokinase yields MIEHALAQFQHYFPGNKDTIRVFFAPGRVNLIGEHTDYNGGWVLPAALTIGTILVVRPRRDGEFHLVSENFPGRPVHFDVDHLDFDRNDPWGNYPKGIMKELIAEGLKLEGADLYYNGNIPNGAGLSSSASIGMVTALALSELAGHKLPVEELAFICQRMENGFIGVNTGIMDQFAVGFGRKDHAIFLNCRTLKKEEVPLDLGDYKIVITNTNKRRGLADSKYNERRSECETGLTALQRIEPGLNTLSDLSVADFERLESRIEDETVRRRVRHVVKENDRVVRATRLLQNKDLRGFGELMEQSHVSLRDDYEVTGRELDVLFDAQRQAEGCIGTRMTGAGFGGCTVSLVAADEIESFKTRVAAIYERETGLEPSFYSCKAGDGVKELKTTVV; encoded by the coding sequence ATGATTGAACATGCACTCGCTCAATTTCAACATTATTTTCCGGGAAATAAAGACACCATTCGCGTCTTTTTTGCGCCTGGACGCGTCAATTTAATCGGCGAACATACGGACTACAACGGGGGCTGGGTGCTGCCTGCGGCGTTGACAATCGGCACGATTCTTGTCGTGCGGCCGCGGCGTGACGGTGAATTTCATCTTGTCAGCGAAAATTTTCCCGGCCGTCCAGTCCATTTCGATGTGGATCACTTAGACTTTGATCGGAACGATCCTTGGGGGAATTATCCGAAGGGGATCATGAAGGAACTCATTGCGGAAGGCTTGAAGCTCGAAGGTGCCGATCTTTATTATAACGGAAATATACCGAACGGAGCGGGACTGTCCTCTTCAGCTTCGATCGGAATGGTGACTGCCTTAGCGTTGTCGGAACTTGCGGGACACAAGCTGCCGGTCGAGGAACTCGCCTTCATTTGCCAACGGATGGAAAATGGTTTCATCGGCGTCAACACCGGGATCATGGACCAGTTTGCAGTCGGTTTCGGCCGCAAAGACCATGCGATATTCCTCAATTGCCGTACGTTGAAAAAGGAAGAGGTCCCACTCGACCTCGGCGATTATAAGATTGTCATAACGAACACGAACAAACGGCGCGGGCTTGCCGACTCGAAATACAATGAACGGAGAAGCGAGTGCGAAACCGGATTGACGGCCTTGCAACGAATCGAACCCGGGTTGAATACATTGAGTGATCTGTCAGTCGCGGATTTCGAACGATTGGAGAGCCGGATTGAAGACGAAACGGTGCGTCGCCGTGTGCGTCACGTCGTGAAGGAAAACGACAGGGTCGTTCGAGCAACACGGTTGCTGCAAAACAAAGATTTGCGCGGCTTCGGTGAACTGATGGAGCAGTCTCATGTGTCTTTGCGGGACGATTACGAAGTGACCGGGCGTGAATTGGATGTGTTGTTCGATGCACAGCGGCAGGCGGAAGGATGCATCGGTACGCGCATGACGGGCGCCGGTTTCGGCGGTTGTACCGTGAGTCTCGTCGCCGCGGATGAAATCGAATCGTTTAAAACGCGGGTAGCGGCGATTTATGAACGGGAAACGGGGCTTGAGCCGTCGTTTTACAGCTGCAAAGCCGGAGACGGTGTCAAAGAATTGAAAACGACGGTTGTCTAA
- a CDS encoding ABC transporter substrate-binding protein: MKGLGLILAAILIFALAACSGGNSASTDNNGNSGDSGSSGDSGGTTNISFWGPFSGPDGPNMKKIVDAYNKSQDKVHVDFQIVPFTDYYKKVDLAFNSGKTPDVLIIHGNQLTKYVQKDLLKNLNDFVGDKIKKSDYNQTAIEQDTFDGNLYAIPLDIHPLMMYWNKDMFKAAGLDPNKPPQTREEFLKVTQKLTDASKGQYGYVVPTLWPQQFIFPTIVYQNGGKMLKDGKVDYTSDAVVNALKFEHDLIYKYKVSPPNVQQDGEVTLFLQGKNAIQFNGPWMLNQFKEAGLNFGEAPVPQLGTEQQAVFTDGHNFAIPKSDDEETVTAVMDFLKYVGGHGMSWAKSGQAPAAKATYQSEEFQSLKYQPAIVKEFEYAQFAPKDPNWGTYTTPLWDAVNKVLLDKADAMEALKKAEEQANKAAQ; encoded by the coding sequence ATGAAAGGTTTGGGCTTGATTTTGGCCGCGATCCTCATCTTTGCATTGGCCGCCTGTTCCGGCGGCAACTCGGCATCGACCGACAACAATGGTAATTCGGGAGATTCCGGAAGTTCCGGCGACTCCGGCGGAACAACGAACATTTCTTTTTGGGGACCATTCTCGGGTCCTGACGGTCCGAATATGAAGAAAATCGTCGATGCGTATAACAAATCGCAAGACAAAGTTCATGTCGATTTTCAAATTGTTCCTTTTACCGATTATTATAAAAAAGTGGACCTTGCTTTCAACAGCGGGAAAACACCTGATGTTCTTATCATTCACGGCAACCAGCTGACGAAATACGTGCAAAAAGACTTATTAAAGAATTTAAATGATTTTGTCGGCGACAAAATTAAAAAGTCGGATTACAACCAAACCGCGATTGAGCAAGATACGTTTGACGGCAACTTGTATGCGATTCCGTTGGACATCCATCCGCTCATGATGTACTGGAACAAAGACATGTTCAAAGCCGCGGGATTGGATCCGAACAAACCGCCGCAAACGCGCGAAGAATTTTTGAAGGTGACGCAGAAATTGACGGACGCGAGCAAAGGGCAATACGGATATGTCGTGCCTACGCTCTGGCCGCAGCAATTCATTTTCCCGACGATCGTTTATCAAAACGGCGGAAAAATGTTGAAAGACGGCAAAGTTGATTATACTTCGGATGCTGTCGTCAACGCATTGAAATTCGAACACGACTTGATTTACAAATACAAAGTTTCGCCGCCTAACGTCCAACAAGACGGCGAAGTCACGCTCTTCTTGCAAGGGAAAAATGCGATCCAATTCAACGGTCCTTGGATGTTGAACCAGTTTAAGGAAGCCGGTTTGAACTTCGGGGAAGCTCCGGTGCCGCAGCTCGGCACTGAGCAGCAAGCAGTATTCACCGATGGTCATAACTTCGCGATTCCGAAAAGCGACGACGAAGAAACGGTCACCGCTGTCATGGACTTCTTGAAATACGTCGGCGGACACGGCATGTCTTGGGCGAAATCCGGTCAAGCTCCGGCCGCGAAAGCGACTTATCAGAGCGAGGAATTCCAGTCGTTGAAATATCAACCGGCCATCGTCAAAGAATTTGAATACGCGCAATTTGCTCCGAAAGATCCGAACTGGGGCACTTACACGACTCCGCTTTGGGATGCTGTCAACAAAGTGTTGTTGGACAAAGCGGACGCGATGGAAGCTTTGAAAAAAGCTGAAGAACAAGCAAATAAAGCTGCGCAATAA
- a CDS encoding helix-turn-helix domain-containing protein → MEQAVQATKALSNAHRLNILKLLSQEPMNVNEISEKLNLPFSTTAVNVKKLEDAGLLSTEIIPGRGSRKISSKKYDRIVIDLSPEVSKSGDSVMVEMPIGEYVDCEVEPSCGLLNEHGFLGMLDEPRSFYEPHHKEAQLIWFRHGYVSYRFPNRIPFGAEIEVFEFSAELCSEAPYSRLDWPSDITLWVNDVELATWVSPGDFGGERGFLTPSWWDMNNTQFGMLKRWRVTEEGCFVDGTKMSDITVRQLKLHDKPFISVKIGVKKEAENRGGVNLFGRKFGNYEQDLILKVQYVGSGEESAG, encoded by the coding sequence ATGGAACAAGCCGTGCAAGCAACGAAGGCGCTGTCGAATGCTCACCGCTTGAATATTTTGAAACTATTGAGCCAAGAACCGATGAATGTCAATGAAATTTCCGAGAAGTTGAACTTGCCCTTTTCTACAACGGCGGTGAATGTGAAAAAACTGGAAGACGCCGGGCTGCTGTCGACGGAAATCATTCCTGGCAGGGGCAGTCGGAAAATCAGTTCGAAAAAATACGATCGCATCGTCATCGACCTAAGTCCGGAAGTATCGAAATCCGGCGACAGTGTCATGGTCGAAATGCCGATTGGGGAATATGTGGATTGCGAAGTCGAACCGTCTTGCGGACTGCTCAATGAGCACGGGTTTCTCGGGATGCTCGACGAGCCGAGAAGTTTTTACGAACCGCATCACAAAGAAGCTCAACTTATTTGGTTTCGTCACGGTTACGTTTCGTACCGCTTTCCAAACCGCATTCCATTCGGGGCAGAGATCGAAGTTTTCGAGTTTTCCGCCGAACTTTGTTCGGAAGCTCCGTATTCGAGATTGGACTGGCCGTCGGACATTACGTTGTGGGTGAATGATGTCGAACTGGCGACTTGGGTCTCCCCAGGAGACTTTGGCGGTGAAAGAGGATTTCTTACCCCGTCTTGGTGGGACATGAACAATACGCAATTCGGCATGTTGAAAAGGTGGCGTGTGACAGAGGAAGGCTGTTTCGTTGACGGTACGAAAATGTCCGACATCACAGTGCGGCAATTGAAGTTACATGATAAACCGTTTATTTCCGTAAAAATCGGGGTAAAGAAAGAAGCGGAAAACCGGGGAGGCGTCAATTTGTTCGGGCGTAAGTTCGGGAACTATGAGCAAGACTTGATTTTGAAAGTACAGTATGTCGGCAGCGGCGAGGAGAGCGCCGGTTGA
- the galT gene encoding galactose-1-phosphate uridylyltransferase has protein sequence MAELRYNPLLRDWTMVSAKRQKRPNLPKTDCPFCPGSGKVPDDYDVYMYPNDFPVLSPQAPQPDPVGGGLYETRKAEGKCEVVLYSPDHRATIPDLSREHMRKLVGLWEERFVELAKVSSHKYVMIFENRGEEVGVTMPHPHGQIYAYPFVPLKVKTELDSCKAYYSNNGRNLFDDMIAEEKRFGERVIAESEHFIAFIPFFTDYPYGVFVVSKTNHTKITQFSEQEKQELADMLQDIVGGMDNIYDKLFPYMMVMHQSPVNGENADAYYRFHIEFYPPLREKDKIKYNASSETGGWAAANPTKVEDNAEILRNAISRHKEGGRHD, from the coding sequence GTGGCTGAATTGCGATATAACCCTTTATTGAGAGATTGGACGATGGTATCGGCGAAAAGGCAGAAACGGCCGAATTTGCCAAAAACCGATTGTCCATTTTGTCCGGGATCAGGGAAAGTCCCGGATGATTATGACGTTTACATGTATCCGAACGATTTTCCGGTATTGAGTCCACAGGCTCCGCAGCCGGACCCGGTTGGAGGCGGTTTGTACGAGACGAGGAAAGCCGAAGGGAAATGCGAAGTCGTCTTGTACTCCCCGGACCACCGTGCGACAATTCCGGACTTAAGCCGGGAACATATGCGCAAGCTCGTCGGTCTCTGGGAAGAACGCTTCGTCGAATTGGCGAAAGTATCGTCACACAAATACGTCATGATTTTTGAAAATCGCGGCGAAGAAGTCGGGGTAACAATGCCTCACCCGCACGGACAAATCTATGCATATCCGTTCGTGCCGCTGAAAGTGAAGACGGAGCTTGATTCATGCAAGGCTTATTATAGCAATAACGGGCGAAACCTTTTTGATGACATGATCGCAGAAGAGAAACGATTCGGTGAAAGGGTGATCGCTGAAAGCGAACATTTCATCGCGTTCATTCCGTTTTTTACCGATTATCCTTACGGTGTGTTTGTCGTCAGTAAAACGAATCATACGAAAATCACACAGTTCAGCGAACAGGAGAAACAGGAATTAGCAGACATGCTGCAAGACATCGTCGGCGGTATGGACAACATTTACGACAAGCTGTTCCCTTATATGATGGTGATGCACCAAAGCCCGGTCAACGGGGAAAATGCGGATGCTTATTATCGTTTTCACATCGAATTCTATCCTCCGTTGCGGGAAAAGGACAAAATCAAATATAATGCCTCTTCGGAGACGGGAGGCTGGGCTGCTGCGAATCCAACGAAGGTGGAGGACAATGCGGAAATTTTGCGCAATGCCATTTCACGACATAAAGAAGGAGGCCGCCATGATTGA
- a CDS encoding sugar ABC transporter permease, with product MKKPKGSFTSTLFVVPYLVMFLCFLFIPIVYGIYISFHDWGLLDQEHPWVGLKNYLALFDSDTLVHSEFFTGFWNTFQFVVYSVPPLVVIGLALALLVNSLPKRLKTFFRTAYFIPYAISVSVIAVVWLWLLDTNAGLVNNYLTALGFQPVPWLTTLPYAWISIVVATIWWTIGFNMIIFVNALNDVPDELYEAASIDGASAWQKLTNITLPSIKSITLFVVITSTIASFNVFGQPYLMTRGGPGDSTRVLLMEIVEEAFSRRELGSASAMAITMALVMILISIFQFKVSNIGKGGKSE from the coding sequence GTGAAAAAACCGAAAGGCTCGTTCACTTCGACTTTGTTCGTCGTGCCTTATTTGGTCATGTTTTTATGTTTCTTATTTATTCCAATTGTTTATGGCATTTATATCAGTTTTCATGATTGGGGATTGCTTGACCAGGAACATCCTTGGGTTGGTTTGAAAAACTATCTCGCGCTCTTCGACTCCGACACCCTTGTGCATTCCGAATTTTTCACGGGGTTTTGGAATACGTTTCAATTCGTCGTTTATTCGGTGCCGCCGCTGGTGGTTATCGGGCTGGCGCTTGCCTTGCTCGTCAACAGTTTGCCGAAACGTTTGAAAACGTTTTTCCGCACCGCCTACTTCATTCCTTACGCGATTTCCGTTTCCGTCATTGCCGTCGTTTGGCTTTGGCTGCTCGACACGAATGCCGGTTTGGTGAACAATTATTTGACGGCTTTAGGTTTTCAGCCGGTTCCATGGCTGACAACGCTTCCGTATGCGTGGATTTCGATCGTTGTCGCGACAATATGGTGGACAATCGGATTTAACATGATCATCTTCGTGAATGCGTTGAACGACGTACCCGACGAGTTATATGAAGCCGCATCGATCGACGGCGCCAGCGCTTGGCAAAAGCTGACAAACATCACTTTGCCTTCGATCAAGTCGATCACGTTGTTTGTCGTCATTACGTCGACAATTGCATCGTTCAACGTGTTCGGTCAACCTTACTTGATGACCCGCGGAGGACCCGGGGATTCCACGAGGGTGCTGCTCATGGAAATCGTCGAGGAAGCGTTCTCCAGACGCGAATTAGGTTCGGCGTCCGCGATGGCCATTACGATGGCGCTCGTGATGATCTTGATCTCCATTTTTCAATTTAAAGTATCGAACATCGGCAAAGGAGGAAAAAGCGAATGA
- a CDS encoding aldose epimerase family protein: MEVFQRKFGEVDGKNVTLFTVKNDNGMEVSFIDYGCIITKIVQPDASGNLQNVVLGFDSMEEYLQFSPYFGAVVGRVAGRIRRGTFELDGKRFTLAKNENEKNHLHGGKKGFSDVVWDAEIVENEKEAGAILRYTSGDGEEGYPGMLALKVTYLLTDANEWVVTYEGKTDEATLLNMTNHTYFNLSGDLQRDVLDHTLKLPSEKFLEIDEELLPTGRELDVEGTAFDFREARPLRNGANSAHPQNKLAGGGFDHPFMIETRKPIVLTDETSGRQLTVTTDQPCVVVYSGNQLDDSFDIRGTRARKHLGVCLETQKPPDAIHHPEWSSVVLRENETYRAKTTFSFSVVK, translated from the coding sequence ATGGAAGTGTTTCAAAGAAAGTTTGGAGAAGTTGACGGAAAGAATGTAACGCTGTTTACGGTGAAAAACGACAACGGGATGGAAGTGTCGTTCATCGATTACGGCTGCATTATTACGAAAATCGTCCAGCCTGATGCAAGCGGGAACTTGCAAAACGTCGTGCTCGGATTCGACTCGATGGAAGAGTATTTGCAGTTTTCTCCGTATTTTGGGGCGGTAGTCGGCCGGGTTGCGGGAAGAATCCGGCGCGGCACGTTCGAATTGGACGGAAAACGGTTCACACTCGCGAAGAATGAAAATGAAAAAAATCACCTGCATGGCGGGAAAAAGGGTTTCAGCGACGTCGTTTGGGATGCCGAAATCGTCGAAAACGAAAAAGAAGCCGGCGCGATATTGCGTTATACGAGCGGTGACGGAGAAGAAGGCTACCCGGGCATGTTGGCATTGAAAGTGACGTATTTGCTGACCGATGCGAACGAGTGGGTGGTCACTTATGAAGGCAAGACAGACGAAGCGACATTGCTGAACATGACCAACCATACGTATTTCAATTTAAGCGGGGATTTGCAGCGGGACGTTTTGGACCATACGTTGAAGCTGCCGAGCGAGAAATTTTTGGAAATCGATGAAGAACTGCTTCCGACTGGAAGGGAACTCGATGTAGAAGGGACGGCATTTGATTTCCGGGAGGCACGTCCGCTTCGCAATGGCGCGAACTCTGCCCACCCGCAAAACAAGCTCGCCGGCGGCGGATTCGATCATCCGTTTATGATCGAGACCCGGAAACCTATCGTTCTCACCGATGAAACGAGCGGCCGGCAATTGACGGTTACGACCGATCAACCTTGCGTCGTCGTCTATTCCGGCAATCAACTCGACGATTCGTTTGACATCCGGGGAACGCGGGCCCGCAAACATCTCGGTGTTTGCCTAGAAACGCAAAAACCGCCTGACGCAATCCATCATCCTGAATGGTCGTCTGTGGTGCTGCGGGAAAACGAGACCTATCGGGCGAAGACGACGTTTTCTTTTTCGGTCGTCAAATGA
- a CDS encoding carbohydrate ABC transporter permease, whose translation MRNKKKTTGLIILASVVAIFFLAPLFWMLSTSFKSDTEALVGGLHWLPKHFTFENYKYMFLQQGLDVPVLKWVFNSLFVGIAGTLIIVVVDAMAAYGLARLDVYFRKTLFAVFVGTLMIPWVITFLPLYMEFNAFHLLDTYAVLILPYSGNAFGVFLLYQFFKGFPKELEEAAVLDGANKWKIFTRVVIPTARPIMWTLGIFSFMTIYNDFLWPLVATSSPEMRTITTGISIMAQGSFTSSYGRLMALTTLATLPIFVIFMIGQKQLIKGITRTGIK comes from the coding sequence ATGAGGAACAAAAAGAAAACGACCGGGCTAATTATTCTTGCTTCCGTCGTCGCGATTTTCTTCCTGGCTCCGCTGTTTTGGATGCTCTCGACATCGTTTAAGTCGGATACGGAGGCGCTCGTCGGCGGCTTACACTGGCTGCCGAAACATTTCACATTCGAAAACTATAAATATATGTTTCTGCAACAAGGATTGGACGTACCTGTCTTGAAGTGGGTGTTCAACTCCCTTTTCGTCGGCATTGCCGGTACCTTGATCATCGTCGTTGTCGATGCGATGGCCGCTTATGGGTTGGCACGCCTGGACGTTTATTTTCGAAAAACGTTGTTTGCAGTTTTCGTCGGAACGTTGATGATCCCGTGGGTCATTACGTTTTTGCCTTTGTATATGGAATTCAATGCGTTCCACTTGCTTGATACGTACGCAGTGCTGATTTTACCGTACTCCGGGAATGCCTTCGGTGTGTTTTTGCTGTATCAATTTTTCAAAGGATTTCCGAAAGAACTCGAAGAAGCCGCCGTTCTCGACGGGGCGAACAAATGGAAGATTTTCACCCGGGTGGTCATTCCGACGGCGCGCCCGATCATGTGGACGCTTGGCATTTTTTCGTTCATGACGATTTACAACGACTTTCTTTGGCCGCTCGTCGCGACGAGCTCCCCGGAAATGCGCACGATTACGACTGGGATTTCGATCATGGCCCAAGGAAGTTTTACGTCCTCCTACGGACGTTTGATGGCCTTGACGACGTTGGCGACTTTGCCGATTTTTGTCATTTTCATGATCGGCCAGAAGCAGTTGATCAAAGGCATTACACGAACCGGGATAAAATAA